One window of Alkaliphilus metalliredigens QYMF genomic DNA carries:
- a CDS encoding winged helix-turn-helix domain-containing protein translates to MSFLMHHPNHVLTREQIYENVWGDEYGDINTVTVHIKNIRKKLGSEYDFIKTIWGVGYKYVEGKE, encoded by the coding sequence ATATCATTTCTTATGCATCATCCTAATCATGTTTTAACCCGTGAGCAGATATACGAAAATGTATGGGGAGATGAATATGGAGATATAAACACTGTTACAGTGCATATCAAAAATATCCGAAAAAAGCTTGGAAGTGAATATGATTTTATTAAAACAATATGGGGTGTTGGGTATAAGTATGTTGAAGGGAAGGAGTAA
- a CDS encoding response regulator transcription factor, translating into MDKTILVVDDYMTKPFSIQELTSRIKAHFRKVERLHKDWNERSHDKDINTQTATSLLVLNDKTFETFLNNQKLDLSTKEF; encoded by the coding sequence ATGGACAAAACGATTTTGGTTGTCGATGACTATATGACCAAACCTTTCAGTATCCAAGAGCTTACTTCCCGGATAAAAGCTCATTTCAGGAAGGTTGAGCGCCTGCATAAGGATTGGAATGAACGCAGTCATGATAAAGATATAAATACGCAGACAGCTACCTCTTTGCTTGTTTTAAATGATAAGACATTTGAGACCTTTTTAAATAATCAAAAGCTGGATTTGTCAACCAAGGAATTTTAA
- a CDS encoding N-acetyltransferase produces MMIRRLNVNEEEMNKIMEIWKTSTIQAHQFIPKEYWLKNYEIVKEKYVPMAETYVCLDENEIKGFISIIQGEYIGALFVDIHCQAKGIGGELIEYVKEIYDSLTLGVYKENKKAVTFYEKVGFIKKCEKLNEETNELEYIMNFQK; encoded by the coding sequence ATGATGATAAGAAGGTTAAATGTAAATGAAGAAGAAATGAATAAAATTATGGAGATCTGGAAAACGTCAACCATTCAAGCACACCAGTTCATTCCTAAGGAATATTGGTTAAAAAACTATGAAATTGTAAAAGAAAAATATGTTCCAATGGCTGAAACATATGTGTGTTTAGATGAAAATGAAATAAAAGGCTTTATTAGCATAATACAAGGGGAATATATAGGTGCCTTATTTGTTGATATACATTGTCAAGCTAAGGGTATTGGTGGAGAATTGATTGAGTATGTCAAGGAAATATATGATAGTTTAACATTAGGAGTTTACAAAGAAAACAAGAAGGCAGTTACTTTCTATGAAAAAGTTGGATTTATTAAGAAGTGTGAGAAATTAAATGAAGAAACGAATGAATTAGAGTATATTATGAATTTTCAAAAGTAG
- a CDS encoding response regulator transcription factor — protein MTRGMNKILIVDDDPHIRELVKVLLRNEGFDVHEAFDGVEALSKLETIKVDMVILDVMMPNMDGWQLCRELREHYDLPLLMLTAKGETSQKVKGFQLGTDDYLVKPFEPMELVVRVKALLKRYQIITSQTVRIGELVMNQKNYKVTVGSESFTLPLKEFELLFKMASYPEKTFSREQLIEDIWGYDFAGNERTLDVHINRLRQRFPEENHSFKIRTIRGLGYRLEVSP, from the coding sequence TTGACGCGTGGGATGAACAAAATATTAATTGTTGATGATGATCCGCATATTCGTGAACTGGTCAAGGTTTTGTTACGAAATGAAGGCTTTGATGTACATGAGGCGTTTGATGGAGTGGAAGCGCTTTCAAAGCTTGAGACAATAAAAGTAGACATGGTTATACTCGACGTGATGATGCCAAACATGGATGGTTGGCAGCTATGTCGAGAACTTCGAGAACATTACGATCTTCCTTTACTCATGCTTACGGCAAAGGGAGAGACAAGCCAAAAGGTGAAAGGCTTTCAGTTGGGGACGGATGATTATCTTGTGAAGCCCTTTGAGCCCATGGAATTGGTAGTGAGGGTAAAAGCATTGCTGAAGCGCTATCAAATTATCACATCTCAGACGGTACGAATTGGAGAATTGGTTATGAACCAGAAAAATTATAAAGTGACTGTTGGTAGTGAAAGCTTTACGCTTCCTCTCAAGGAATTTGAGCTTTTGTTTAAAATGGCCAGCTACCCGGAAAAGACATTTTCTCGGGAACAGTTGATTGAGGATATATGGGGATATGACTTTGCAGGAAATGAGCGGACACTGGATGTGCATATCAACCGACTACGCCAACGTTTCCCAGAAGAAAATCATTCCTTTAAAATCAGAACGATCCGGGGATTGGGCTACCGCTTGGAGGTAAGTCCATGA
- a CDS encoding efflux RND transporter periplasmic adaptor subunit — MTGKRIFTLLFILLVISMLMIGCSRNAVQETAGIEEDYIPVEVESIKKEAIANKITLNGKIYANEEVTVMPQTPGTVAKVNIKLGDDVAKDQVLFVMDEKDIQNAIEQAENSIDLAKRSVEQAESGIKSAKINYEATKESLEDALATLERTKTLYEAGAVPKTQLEQAEMAASSRPLEIAEAKVLQAEISYQQALNQLSQAQISYEQAKGNLDNTLVKAPIRGVVSSLSVVEGQLASNAQGAATIADIDSVYLKVDVTENMVNRLHQGQEVSVKVEAALNGKIKGRIDYISPTTDAKTQLYTVKVYIHNKEGKIRSGMSGSIELDAESRQNVLTVRSSAVIDKEGEQVVYLVVDERAVEQKIRLGLNTGIYIEVLEGLKEGDVVIIKGQHYVAEGQKVKAVRSEQS; from the coding sequence ATGACGGGAAAAAGAATTTTCACTTTATTATTCATTTTATTGGTTATTTCAATGCTAATGATAGGATGCAGTAGAAATGCAGTGCAAGAAACAGCGGGTATTGAGGAGGATTACATCCCGGTAGAGGTTGAAAGCATCAAAAAAGAAGCCATAGCAAATAAAATTACGCTAAATGGCAAGATCTATGCCAATGAAGAAGTGACGGTGATGCCCCAAACACCGGGAACTGTAGCTAAGGTAAACATAAAGCTTGGAGATGATGTTGCAAAGGATCAGGTTCTCTTTGTCATGGACGAGAAAGACATACAAAATGCTATTGAACAGGCGGAGAACAGTATAGATTTAGCCAAACGGAGTGTAGAGCAAGCGGAGAGTGGTATAAAATCTGCTAAAATCAACTATGAAGCAACAAAGGAAAGCTTAGAGGATGCCCTGGCAACCTTGGAAAGAACAAAAACCCTCTATGAAGCAGGAGCTGTTCCTAAAACCCAGCTGGAGCAGGCAGAGATGGCAGCTTCCAGCAGACCTTTAGAAATAGCAGAAGCGAAAGTACTGCAGGCAGAAATAAGCTACCAGCAGGCTTTAAATCAGTTAAGCCAAGCCCAGATTAGTTACGAACAGGCCAAGGGCAACCTTGACAATACGTTAGTAAAAGCACCAATCCGTGGTGTGGTTTCCAGCTTAAGTGTTGTAGAGGGACAATTGGCCAGTAATGCCCAGGGGGCGGCCACCATTGCAGATATAGATAGCGTCTACCTAAAGGTGGATGTAACAGAAAACATGGTGAATCGGCTGCATCAGGGGCAAGAAGTGTCTGTAAAGGTAGAAGCGGCTCTCAATGGGAAAATAAAAGGAAGGATAGACTATATTAGTCCCACTACAGACGCTAAGACACAACTCTATACAGTAAAAGTATATATACATAACAAAGAAGGTAAGATAAGATCCGGTATGAGTGGATCAATAGAATTAGATGCTGAAAGTCGACAAAATGTACTGACAGTAAGAAGTAGTGCGGTTATTGATAAAGAAGGAGAACAGGTGGTTTATTTGGTAGTGGATGAAAGGGCAGTTGAACAAAAAATAAGGCTGGGTTTAAATACCGGTATCTATATAGAAGTCTTAGAGGGACTTAAAGAAGGAGATGTGGTTATTATCAAAGGTCAGCATTATGTAGCAGAGGGCCAAAAAGTGAAGGCAGTAAGGAGTGAACAATCATGA
- a CDS encoding efflux RND transporter permease subunit → MNPSKLAVKRPVTTVVAMLIIILLGTISLTRLPIELYPSMEIPVAAVITSYSGAGPHEVENLITRPIEEAMATVRNVDIIHSTSAQGSSVVPIIFKAGTDMDMATLEMREEVDLIKGALPAGSTDPMVIRLDPNADPIMYISLTNGEDLTSLQVLAEETIKPRFERIEGVAAAGVSGGYTNEIQIKTNQRRLDNYGISLSQLAQIINASNMNLPGGTINDGEKELPVRAMGEFRSIDEIKEVPVTLPTGSIITLKDIAEVELTHQDIKSISRTNGKASINISIQKQPGSNTVEVAALIHAEISKLQNEYADIAIDITLDESKYITNSINSLTLNVILGGIFAIMVLYLFLRNIRTTLIIGTSIPISVIATFGLMYFSGITLNMISLGGLALGVGMLVDNSIVVLENIYRFRVEGYSRTEAAVKGTLEVAQAVAAPTLTTIAVFLPILFVEDMMVNIYFGEMALAVIFSLIASLVVSLTLIPMLSSQLLKVDSTDEKERKGIRKGFKLIYDAFDRAFSSIEKAYKKLLTWSLGHRRTTILLALIVFLGSLSSMLFVGVELFPASDEGMVDISVSLPRGAEIHEINEVLLEVEESIASIEEIETVVASIGGGGATGEARAVRTGGQRGSIMISFADMKERNRTSEEIADEIRDLVKDIPGAEISVSAAAGGFALGIAGDPISISIKGDSLENLQEISQDFKRIIESVEGTREITTSFTEAMSEVQVHIDRYSAATYGLTTSQVANNMRNAVSGITATRYKLDGDEIDVVLKAEDSVTESLSNMQQMSIQTAAGGNIPLNQVANVSIERSPFQIDRIDQQRVVTVTGEIGDRDLQSIMRDIDGALKEYPLPPGYTYEIGGQGLQMGDTMNALLFALVMAIGLVYLVMAAQFESWMHPFIIILSVPTALAGGLLGLFITGKSLGLTAMIGIVMLAGIVVNNAIVLLDYINTLRAAGKDRTDAITTAGPIRLRPILMTTATTVLGLLPVAIGIGEGAEAQAPMGIVVIAGLLLSTILTLVLIPTVYTLVDDFSTGIKNKLKGTSKK, encoded by the coding sequence ATGAATCCATCAAAATTAGCAGTAAAAAGACCCGTAACTACTGTAGTAGCTATGCTCATTATCATACTATTGGGAACCATTTCTCTAACTAGATTGCCAATAGAACTATACCCATCAATGGAGATACCAGTAGCCGCTGTTATAACCTCTTACTCGGGGGCAGGCCCCCATGAGGTGGAAAACCTCATTACGAGGCCTATTGAAGAAGCCATGGCTACGGTAAGGAATGTAGACATCATTCATTCCACATCCGCCCAGGGAAGTTCAGTAGTTCCTATAATTTTCAAGGCTGGTACGGATATGGATATGGCTACCTTAGAAATGAGGGAGGAGGTTGATTTAATTAAAGGCGCTTTACCAGCTGGAAGCACAGATCCAATGGTTATAAGATTAGACCCAAATGCTGACCCTATTATGTACATATCCTTGACAAATGGTGAGGACTTAACTTCATTACAGGTACTGGCAGAAGAGACTATCAAACCAAGGTTTGAGAGAATTGAAGGGGTAGCTGCCGCAGGGGTAAGCGGAGGGTATACCAATGAAATACAGATTAAGACTAATCAACGGAGATTAGATAACTATGGTATTAGTTTGTCCCAGTTAGCACAAATCATAAATGCATCAAATATGAATCTGCCTGGAGGAACTATAAATGATGGAGAAAAAGAACTGCCCGTTAGAGCCATGGGAGAATTTCGCAGTATTGATGAAATAAAAGAAGTTCCGGTTACACTACCTACTGGAAGTATTATTACATTAAAGGATATAGCCGAGGTAGAACTAACTCATCAGGATATAAAAAGCATATCCAGAACCAATGGAAAAGCGAGTATTAATATATCCATACAAAAACAGCCGGGCAGTAACACTGTAGAGGTGGCAGCTCTTATCCATGCCGAGATATCAAAATTGCAAAATGAATATGCTGATATAGCCATTGATATCACATTAGATGAATCAAAGTATATTACCAATTCAATTAACAGTTTAACACTAAACGTTATTTTAGGTGGAATTTTTGCCATCATGGTACTGTATTTGTTTTTAAGAAATATTCGAACCACATTAATCATCGGAACATCTATCCCTATTTCCGTTATTGCAACCTTTGGGCTCATGTACTTCAGCGGCATCACATTAAATATGATATCACTAGGAGGATTAGCCTTAGGGGTTGGGATGCTGGTGGATAACTCCATTGTTGTACTGGAAAATATTTATCGATTTAGAGTAGAGGGCTACTCCAGAACAGAAGCTGCTGTGAAAGGAACTCTGGAAGTGGCTCAGGCGGTTGCTGCCCCCACCCTGACAACAATCGCTGTGTTTTTACCCATTCTTTTTGTGGAAGATATGATGGTAAATATTTATTTTGGAGAAATGGCCCTGGCAGTTATCTTTTCCCTCATAGCTTCATTGGTGGTATCCTTGACCTTGATTCCCATGTTATCCTCTCAACTGCTAAAGGTAGATAGCACTGATGAAAAAGAGAGGAAAGGAATCAGAAAAGGGTTTAAGCTGATCTATGATGCCTTTGACCGAGCCTTCAGCAGCATAGAAAAGGCTTATAAAAAACTATTAACCTGGAGCTTGGGACATAGAAGAACCACAATATTGTTGGCACTTATCGTATTTCTAGGAAGCCTGTCCTCTATGTTATTTGTAGGGGTAGAACTTTTCCCTGCATCCGACGAAGGGATGGTCGATATCAGTGTATCCTTACCAAGGGGAGCAGAAATTCATGAAATCAACGAAGTGCTTTTAGAGGTAGAAGAGAGCATTGCTTCCATAGAGGAAATTGAGACTGTAGTTGCTTCCATCGGTGGAGGTGGCGCAACGGGAGAAGCAAGAGCAGTCCGAACAGGAGGACAACGGGGTAGTATTATGATTAGTTTTGCTGACATGAAAGAACGAAATAGAACATCAGAGGAAATAGCTGATGAAATCAGAGACTTGGTTAAAGACATTCCCGGCGCAGAAATTAGTGTGTCGGCAGCAGCAGGGGGTTTCGCCCTGGGAATAGCAGGAGATCCCATCAGCATCAGTATAAAGGGAGATAGTCTGGAAAATCTCCAGGAAATTTCACAGGATTTTAAAAGGATAATCGAATCTGTAGAAGGTACAAGGGAAATAACCACCAGCTTTACTGAAGCAATGTCTGAGGTTCAAGTGCACATTGACAGATATAGTGCTGCTACCTACGGATTAACAACTTCACAGGTAGCCAATAACATGAGAAATGCTGTCTCAGGGATAACAGCCACAAGGTATAAATTAGATGGGGATGAAATTGATGTAGTGCTTAAGGCAGAGGATAGTGTGACAGAAAGCCTATCCAATATGCAGCAAATGAGCATACAAACTGCTGCCGGTGGCAATATTCCTTTGAACCAGGTAGCGAATGTTTCCATTGAAAGAAGTCCTTTTCAAATTGATAGAATCGACCAGCAAAGGGTTGTAACCGTTACCGGTGAAATAGGAGATAGAGATTTGCAAAGTATTATGCGGGATATTGATGGGGCATTAAAAGAATATCCTTTACCTCCGGGTTACACCTATGAAATAGGAGGCCAAGGCCTGCAAATGGGAGATACCATGAATGCACTGTTGTTTGCATTAGTGATGGCGATTGGTTTGGTCTATCTGGTAATGGCCGCACAATTTGAATCATGGATGCATCCCTTTATCATTATATTATCTGTCCCTACAGCTTTGGCAGGGGGATTGCTGGGACTGTTCATAACAGGTAAATCATTAGGTCTTACCGCAATGATTGGAATTGTTATGCTGGCGGGGATTGTGGTAAATAATGCTATTGTATTGCTGGATTATATTAACACCTTAAGAGCAGCTGGTAAAGATCGAACGGATGCCATTACCACAGCTGG
- a CDS encoding ABC transporter ATP-binding protein: MKVKKTLLEVKNLVVDYPYGNDKITAVKDISFTIEEGNILGIIGESGSGKTSIALALMRLHDKGVRTEGEIFYDNQPLHQLSEKGLNKHRWKDIAIVYQNHLDILNPVMTVKEQILEAIKKHLNLCEKDRDQKIKELLKMVNLEEQWGHAYPHQLSGGMRQKILIAMALACDPSILIVDEPTTALDAIGKEEILDLLERLQKNKKFAMLLISHDMYVIQRLSNKLAVMYQGRILEEGLTKDVLENPRHVYTRGLLDASLDINPYQDLWGIPEGNPIEKEDACIFYGRCYQKKESCKEKLPQLQYVSLERKVACNRGGIITLLEGKGISKIYEGPKNQIKACENCNIKVPSGEVVALMGQSGSGKTTLGTILSGLLKGNGGEVTFDGKLVTGNNFTSIKQGIQIIFQDPFSATNGNFTVEEIVREPLDILRIDTKEEKNRMVVKALEEVQLPITKDFLQRKCKSLSGGQRQRLAIARGLVMEPKLLIADEISSMLDPSTKANVLRLLKGLQNKFGFAMLYITHDLALARKISNKVCIMYKGEIIEQGSANQVFEKPQSDYGKKLLRGWSS, from the coding sequence ATGAAGGTAAAGAAAACATTACTTGAGGTAAAAAATTTAGTAGTAGATTATCCCTATGGAAATGATAAAATAACAGCAGTAAAAGATATTTCTTTTACAATAGAAGAAGGTAACATTCTAGGAATCATAGGTGAATCTGGAAGTGGTAAAACATCTATCGCTCTAGCTTTGATGAGGCTACATGATAAGGGTGTCAGGACTGAGGGAGAAATATTCTACGATAATCAGCCACTTCATCAATTATCAGAAAAAGGATTAAATAAACATCGTTGGAAGGATATTGCCATTGTTTATCAAAATCATTTAGATATTTTAAATCCTGTCATGACGGTAAAAGAACAGATACTAGAGGCAATCAAAAAGCATTTAAATTTATGTGAAAAGGATAGAGATCAGAAAATTAAAGAACTACTCAAAATGGTGAATTTAGAGGAACAATGGGGTCATGCTTACCCCCATCAGCTCTCTGGAGGCATGAGACAAAAAATACTAATCGCTATGGCATTAGCCTGTGACCCTAGTATACTCATTGTGGATGAACCCACCACAGCTTTGGATGCCATTGGAAAAGAAGAAATATTAGACTTGCTTGAGAGGTTACAAAAAAACAAAAAATTTGCTATGCTACTCATATCCCATGATATGTATGTGATACAGCGATTGAGTAATAAATTGGCAGTGATGTACCAGGGTAGGATATTAGAAGAAGGGCTAACAAAGGACGTATTGGAAAACCCTAGGCATGTATATACAAGAGGATTACTAGATGCTTCATTAGATATCAATCCATATCAAGATTTGTGGGGAATCCCAGAAGGAAATCCTATTGAAAAAGAAGATGCCTGTATTTTTTATGGAAGATGTTATCAAAAAAAAGAAAGCTGTAAAGAAAAATTACCTCAATTACAATATGTATCCTTAGAAAGAAAAGTTGCCTGTAATCGGGGAGGAATTATAACACTTTTAGAGGGTAAAGGCATCAGCAAAATTTATGAGGGTCCTAAAAACCAAATAAAAGCCTGTGAAAATTGTAATATAAAGGTCCCCTCAGGAGAAGTGGTAGCCTTAATGGGACAATCAGGATCTGGCAAAACCACTTTGGGGACTATATTAAGTGGTCTATTAAAAGGGAATGGTGGAGAAGTAACTTTCGATGGGAAGTTGGTCACAGGCAACAATTTTACTAGTATAAAACAAGGCATTCAAATCATTTTTCAAGATCCCTTCTCTGCTACAAATGGAAACTTTACGGTAGAAGAAATTGTAAGGGAGCCATTAGATATTCTAAGGATAGATACAAAGGAAGAAAAAAACCGGATGGTTGTAAAAGCTTTAGAAGAAGTACAGCTTCCTATCACCAAGGATTTTTTGCAAAGAAAATGCAAAAGTTTAAGTGGTGGACAAAGGCAAAGACTTGCTATTGCGAGAGGTTTAGTGATGGAACCTAAGCTTTTGATAGCAGACGAAATTAGTTCTATGCTAGATCCTTCCACAAAGGCTAATGTCTTAAGACTATTAAAAGGATTACAAAATAAGTTTGGCTTTGCTATGCTGTACATTACCCATGATCTTGCATTAGCAAGAAAAATAAGCAATAAAGTATGCATTATGTATAAAGGAGAAATTATAGAACAAGGTAGTGCTAATCAAGTTTTTGAAAAACCACAAAGTGATTATGGAAAAAAATTATTGCGAGGATGGAGTTCATAA
- a CDS encoding sensor histidine kinase, which translates to MKKQKITKAAAVILSGLTALIVSFVIAFFSILILSLIITSIMGYEISEEPTLSFKIFVLLAWIFILLMVKRYPRVRQLFGIEFMRQETIVRSAMVAIIVTTVLAGCFAIAHGLATFIYTMIGYQAIAAPDARYFWSLNWLLWLFILFLIKRFLWAKLPFGDEFMNKDKIVKGAAITITVMVIGIGCMAVAYLFASLIHSIVMGYRYSVPEEAPPYFNLFWFCIWILLLLMIKWYLKHRNIAKYIDLFAAVIRALESIAKGNFNVRLDDKFKKDESFSRLVKSVNMMASGLDQMEKMRQEFISNVSHEIQSPLASIQGFAQLLQNDELSPEERKHYLSIIETESKRLSKLSDSLLKLAILESDSMRFEPKAYRLDKQLRNLILACEPQWREKRINMEAFLDEVTITADEDMMSQVWINLIYNSIKFTPEGGSVRVDLNQHGKTIVCKISDTGIGIPEEDQKHIFERFYKADKSRERSKKGGGLGLSITKKIIDMHYGDISVQSKSGTGTTFTVSLPIQR; encoded by the coding sequence ATGAAAAAACAAAAAATTACCAAAGCTGCCGCTGTTATCCTTTCAGGATTGACTGCTTTAATTGTATCTTTTGTTATTGCTTTTTTTTCAATCCTTATTCTTAGTCTTATAATTACTTCAATTATGGGCTATGAAATATCAGAGGAGCCTACGCTATCTTTTAAGATATTTGTCCTGCTGGCCTGGATATTTATTCTATTAATGGTGAAGCGGTATCCGAGAGTTAGACAGTTGTTTGGAATTGAGTTCATGAGACAGGAGACAATTGTTAGGAGTGCAATGGTAGCCATTATAGTAACGACTGTTCTAGCAGGGTGCTTTGCTATCGCCCATGGTTTGGCTACTTTTATTTATACAATGATAGGATATCAGGCTATAGCGGCACCTGACGCCCGATATTTTTGGAGTCTTAACTGGCTGCTTTGGCTATTTATCCTGTTTCTGATCAAGCGATTCCTGTGGGCCAAGCTGCCATTTGGAGATGAGTTTATGAATAAAGATAAAATTGTTAAGGGTGCGGCTATAACCATTACAGTAATGGTAATTGGAATAGGATGTATGGCTGTGGCTTATCTCTTTGCGTCTCTTATTCATAGTATAGTTATGGGATATAGATATAGCGTGCCAGAGGAAGCACCTCCCTATTTTAACTTGTTCTGGTTCTGTATTTGGATACTTCTTTTACTGATGATAAAATGGTACCTTAAGCATAGAAATATAGCAAAATATATCGATTTGTTTGCTGCAGTTATCAGAGCTTTAGAGAGTATTGCTAAAGGAAATTTCAATGTCAGGTTGGATGATAAATTCAAGAAAGATGAATCCTTCAGTAGACTAGTAAAAAGTGTTAATATGATGGCTTCGGGTTTAGACCAAATGGAAAAAATGAGGCAGGAGTTCATTTCCAATGTATCTCATGAGATACAGTCTCCTCTTGCCTCAATCCAGGGATTTGCTCAGTTATTGCAAAATGATGAATTAAGCCCTGAGGAAAGAAAACATTATCTAAGTATCATAGAAACAGAAAGTAAGCGATTGTCCAAGTTGAGTGACAGCCTGCTGAAACTTGCTATTTTGGAATCGGATAGTATGAGGTTTGAGCCTAAAGCCTATCGGCTGGATAAGCAGTTGAGGAATTTGATCTTAGCCTGTGAACCTCAATGGAGAGAAAAAAGGATTAATATGGAGGCTTTCCTTGATGAAGTGACTATCACAGCTGATGAAGATATGATGAGTCAGGTGTGGATAAACTTAATTTACAACAGCATTAAATTCACCCCTGAGGGAGGAAGTGTTCGGGTTGATTTGAATCAGCACGGGAAAACAATAGTATGTAAGATATCTGATACGGGAATCGGTATTCCAGAGGAAGATCAAAAGCATATTTTTGAGCGCTTTTACAAGGCGGATAAATCAAGGGAGCGATCTAAAAAGGGCGGTGGGTTAGGTCTTTCAATCACTAAAAAAATAATTGACATGCATTACGGCGATATCAGTGTACAAAGTAAATCAGGTACAGGTACTACATTTACCGTATCTTTACCGATACAACGTTAG